In Streptomyces qaidamensis, one DNA window encodes the following:
- a CDS encoding tetratricopeptide repeat protein yields the protein MSELGARASGQGRIFQTSGDQQTYESGDYAAALALAPTVVEAVRGVLGAEHRLVLEAEHLQGTALFRMGRFAESEQLHRRVLERRETLLGADDVDTLHSCAALSQPLDLLDRDEESERWKRRALDGYRRVLGEDSREALFIWCGLIEVLPQLRKEQELAEEGPALLRACERALPPDHPTMILARHNYAYGLFEFGRHAEAEPMARQVLADRIRLQGPDHPLTLSATSLTARITHALGRTDEAIRMMKELSEHRARVLGHEHPFAAHDRAWVTTWQAAARG from the coding sequence ATGAGCGAGCTCGGCGCCCGGGCCTCGGGGCAGGGGCGCATCTTCCAGACCTCCGGCGACCAGCAGACCTACGAATCCGGGGACTACGCGGCGGCACTGGCGCTCGCGCCCACGGTCGTCGAGGCGGTCCGGGGCGTCCTGGGCGCCGAGCACCGGCTGGTCCTGGAGGCCGAGCACCTCCAGGGCACGGCGTTGTTCCGGATGGGTCGGTTCGCCGAATCGGAGCAACTGCACCGCCGGGTGCTGGAACGCCGGGAGACCCTCCTCGGGGCCGATGACGTGGACACGCTCCACAGCTGCGCCGCGCTGTCGCAACCGCTGGATCTCCTCGACCGCGACGAGGAGTCCGAACGCTGGAAGCGACGAGCCCTCGACGGCTACCGGCGAGTACTGGGGGAAGACAGCCGGGAGGCGTTGTTCATCTGGTGCGGGCTGATTGAGGTCCTGCCGCAACTGCGCAAGGAACAGGAACTGGCGGAGGAAGGCCCCGCACTCCTGAGGGCGTGCGAGCGTGCCCTGCCACCGGACCATCCCACGATGATTCTCGCCCGTCACAACTACGCCTACGGCCTGTTCGAGTTCGGCCGCCACGCAGAGGCCGAACCCATGGCCCGCCAGGTGCTGGCCGACCGGATCCGGCTCCAGGGCCCGGACCACCCCCTCACCCTGTCGGCGACATCCCTCACCGCCCGGATCACCCATGCTCTGGGCAGAACCGACGAAGCCATCAGGATGATGAAGGAGCTGTCCGAACACCGGGCACGGGTGCTCGGCCACGAGCACCCGTTCGCCGCCCACGACCGGGCCTGGGTCACCACCTGGCAGGCCGCGGCCCGGGGCTGA
- a CDS encoding superoxide dismutase has translation MPVYTLPELPYDYSALAPVISPEIIELHHDKHHAAYVKGANDTLEQLAEARDKGTWGSVNGLEKNLAFHLSGHILHSIYWQNMTGPKDGGGEPLAQDGVGELADAITESFGSFAHFKAQLSKASATTQGSGWGVLAYEPLSGRLIVEQVYDHQGNVGQGATPILVFDAWEHAFYLQYRNQKVDFIEAMWQVVNWQDVARRYEAAKSRADVLLLAP, from the coding sequence ATGCCCGTCTACACGTTGCCCGAACTGCCGTACGACTACTCCGCGCTCGCCCCCGTGATCAGCCCCGAGATCATCGAGCTGCATCACGACAAGCACCACGCCGCCTATGTGAAGGGCGCCAACGACACGCTGGAGCAGCTGGCCGAAGCGCGGGACAAGGGGACGTGGGGGTCGGTCAACGGGCTGGAGAAGAACCTGGCCTTCCATCTCTCCGGGCACATCCTGCACAGCATCTACTGGCAGAACATGACCGGTCCGAAGGACGGCGGCGGCGAGCCGCTGGCGCAGGACGGGGTGGGTGAGCTCGCGGACGCGATCACCGAGTCCTTCGGGTCCTTCGCACACTTCAAGGCGCAGTTGTCCAAGGCGTCGGCCACGACGCAGGGTTCGGGCTGGGGAGTGCTCGCGTACGAGCCGCTGAGCGGGCGGCTGATCGTGGAGCAGGTCTACGACCACCAGGGCAACGTCGGCCAGGGCGCCACCCCGATCCTCGTCTTCGACGCCTGGGAGCACGCCTTCTACCTCCAGTACCGCAACCAGAAGGTCGATTTCATCGAGGCGATGTGGCAGGTCGTCAACTGGCAGGACGTCGCCCGCCGTTACGAGGCAGCCAAGTCCCGAGCGGATGTGCTGCTGCTGGCGCCCTGA